DNA from Helicobacter pylori:
ACAATATAAATCACCCCCACGCTATAAACATTGCACGCTTTCCTTAAATTAGCGATTTTTGGGTCAAACCCGTTCAAAAAAGTAACCAACAAATCAGAACTAATAAAATTAATATCGGTGTTAGTCGCTCTGATTTGCTCATAGAGTTCATCATTAGGAGCGATTAAAAACGCTTGGTTGTTGAATTGCCTAAAATAGACTAAATCCCCCTTTCTAGCGACCATTCTTGGAGTGGGTAAATGGCTTTGTTTCATAGACTCAAACGCTCTGAATTTAGCCGTTGCAACACCATTTTCAACGGCAATAATGACCACTTCAGAATTAACGATTTCATAATCTGAAAGTTTAGTAACGACAAAACCAAACTCCCCCACTTGCAAATCATGAGCCGGAAAACGAATGATTTTTTTAGGCAAATCCACAAATTCTATACTCACTCTTAAGGGTTCTTGCCAAGAGGCTGATTGCAAGCTTATAAAACTCATTAGAAGAAGTCCTATCAAAAGCCTTAACATAAAATTCCTTTTAAACATTTTTAATATTTTTAAATTTTTTTAAATGCCATAAAATGGCTAAAGACAATCCGGTGGTTTTAGCGTATTGAAAATCCATTATAAAATCAAAAGCTTTTGATCGCTCTAAAAACAGCACTTCAATCTTTTCGGCATCAATCCCCCCACCCTTTGAAACCTTCAAACCCTCATGCACTTCAGCGTAATAGAGCGTTTGCAAACTCCCGCTCAACCCGGTCGCGCTATAAAATTGGCCTATGGTTTCTAAATTTTTAGGGCTAATTTGATAACCGCATTCTTCTAGTGCTTCTTCGCAAGCGATTTCTTCTAAACTCTTATTAGCTTTATCCACAAGCCCCGCGCACAATTCATAAGTGTATCCGTCAATATTTTGATCTTGATCGCACTTAAAATGAAAATGGCGCGCATAAATGGCTGGGCGGAATTGTTTCACAATCACAAAGCAATCGGATTCTTTTTCATAGAGTAAAACCGCCACGCTGTCTAAAGACTTAATAATATCCCATGTTTTCTTAGTATTCTCTTCATTATAATGCATGCGTTTTAATTCTATGAAATTAGAGCTAGAACAAGGCTCTAAATACACACTGGAATTATCTATTAAAGATTTTTGATTGAAAGCATTCTTAAAATAAGACATTAAAAACCCTCTAAAAGATAAAATGAATTTTTTTCAAAAGAATGGGTTTTAAGAAGTTCTTCTAATTTTTGCTTAGAATGCTGAGCTTTTTCTAAAAAAACCTCTCTTTGCTTGCCGTGTAATTTGCTTTTAGCGGTGCGGATATAGCCTAAAGGATTAATGGGGCGGGAGTTTTTATACACGCCAAAATGCAAATGCGGCCCGGTGCTTAAACCGGTGCTTCCCACTCTCCCTATGATTTGCCCTTTTTTAACGAATGATCCTTTTTTTAACCCCTTAGCAAACGCGCTCATGTGAGCATACACTAGGCGCAATTCGTTCAAATGGATTTCAACCACATTCCCATACCCCACCTTAACCCCTATAAAACCCACACGCCCGTCTGAAGCAGAATGGATCAAACTGCCATGTTTAGCCGCATAATCCACGCCGTAATGAGGCCGTCTGACTTTTAAGACAGGATGGAACCTCCCATACGAAAAAGGCGAAGAAATGCGGGTGTATTTCACTGGGGTTTCTAGTAAAAACCCTGCCACTTCTTGCGCCTTTGAGTCATAATAGCGCCCGTTTGAATGGGAAAAAAGATAGTATTGGTTAAAGCGAGAGCTAATCATGGCTATTTTAATGGTTGGTTGGCCAAACGCTTGCCCCACACGATAATCCCTTGTATAAACGATAGCGATTTTATCGTTTTTTGCTAGGCGTTTAAAAGGCACGCTTTTTTTATACGCGTTCATCAATTGGTTGGCTAAAAGGAGGTCATTGGTGGCTTTGACAATATCTTGATAGGGCGAAGTTTGCAAAGAAAGAAGGAGGGTTTTTTCTTTACGAGTGAAGATAATGGGGATAAAGTCTAAAAAATAATCCTCTCCTTTTTTGTAAATATGGATTTGCAAATCCTGACTTATAGGGATAAGGGCTTGAATGAGCGTGTTGTTAGCATCTCTTAAGGTGTAGTAGGTAACATTGCTTTGAATTTCAGCGCTCAATTCTTTATCTTGAGAGCTTAAGTTGTAGTAGAGTTTTTGAGGGATATGGTTTTTTTCTAAAAACCCTAACAGCGTGAGCTTATCCCACACAAGCCTTTCACCCACCAATAAAGTTTGCTTTTTAGCCATTTCATCGGCTTTTAAAAGAACCCCATGGGATAAAAAAGCAACCATTAAAGAATAGATAAAATTTAAAATAATTTTCTTATGAAAAAATACCATGCAGTTGTTTAATGCCTTCAATTGAATCTGTATTTTATTAGTATAACATAAGCCGTTAAAGAAAAACGATACAAGTTTGAAGCCTAGCCTTGTTTTTATAGCTTTATGGAGCGCGTTTTATTGGTGCATGGTGGTTTCTCATAAATGGTTTTATCTCGCCTTATAGCGTTGGGTATTCCTTTTTAATCAATCCGTATCATTGTTAATTTTGAAGTATTTTTTTTAAAATCTTTAACACATCGTCATGGTGCACTTGGCTTAAAAGTCCAAAAATTTTAAGCATTTCTAAAAACATGGGAGCGTTGGTTTTATGGATAATCAAAAGAGCATGTTCTTTGGGCGTAGCCGTTCTGTTTAATAAGGGAGGAGCGGTTTTTAACTCCAAAATAGAAAAGCAAAAATACAGCATGGCTTGGGTTTTAGAACCATATTGTTGTTCTCTAATAACAATTTCGCTCAATTGATTATCATTAAAAGAATGAATGAGTAAAGGATAAAAAATGTGTGAAAGTTCAAAATCCATGCCACCAAATTGATGTGATCTAAATCTTTCTCTTGTAATCATAAAATTATCTTCTATAAATTGTTTTTGTTTTTCTAAATATTTTAAAGTATTTTCTAAATTTTCTAAACTGATTAAATCTAATTGCTTGGCATAGTAAATAATCTCGCTCAATTCATAAAGAGTTTTTACTTTATTATTAGCCCCTAAAAAATGATATTTTTTATCTTTTAAAGTAGTAAGTTCAAATTTTTCTTTATCTTTAATGGGGACATCATAACCGATTTGCCACTCTACATAATGCTTTAAACTAAAAGGGATTGTTCTAGTCGCTGTTGAAACACCATAATCGCTAAAGGCATGTCTGATTTTCACACGCACTTTGCCTGAAATTGAAGTTAAAGGAATAAAAATCCCAATCACTTTTTCATCATGGTTAATTTTAATCAAACTCACAAGCGTGTCCTTGAAACAATTTTTTAAAATATTCTAAACGCACTCTTTTATCTTTTAAAAAAGCGTCTTTAATTTCTAAAAAAGCGGAATTTTCAATAATAATATCCAAATTACCAAAATAATAAGGGATTTTAGGGGCAATTTCCTTAAAATAATGGATATATTGGTAATAGATCAATTTATCTTGACTGATTCGCACCGCATTTTCGCTTGGCGCGTTTAAAAAAGTTTTGTTGCGTTTAAGGGCGTTAATGTCTCGCATGGGGAAAAAATAGCCCACGCATGCATCAACCTTTTTAGCGTTAGGGTATTTATCCACATAATTGGCTATATAGTCAAAATCGTTT
Protein-coding regions in this window:
- a CDS encoding NUDIX hydrolase translates to MSYFKNAFNQKSLIDNSSVYLEPCSSSNFIELKRMHYNEENTKKTWDIIKSLDSVAVLLYEKESDCFVIVKQFRPAIYARHFHFKCDQDQNIDGYTYELCAGLVDKANKSLEEIACEEALEECGYQISPKNLETIGQFYSATGLSGSLQTLYYAEVHEGLKVSKGGGIDAEKIEVLFLERSKAFDFIMDFQYAKTTGLSLAILWHLKKFKNIKNV
- a CDS encoding R.Pab1 family restriction endonuclease, which translates into the protein MSLIKINHDEKVIGIFIPLTSISGKVRVKIRHAFSDYGVSTATRTIPFSLKHYVEWQIGYDVPIKDKEKFELTTLKDKKYHFLGANNKVKTLYELSEIIYYAKQLDLISLENLENTLKYLEKQKQFIEDNFMITRERFRSHQFGGMDFELSHIFYPLLIHSFNDNQLSEIVIREQQYGSKTQAMLYFCFSILELKTAPPLLNRTATPKEHALLIIHKTNAPMFLEMLKIFGLLSQVHHDDVLKILKKILQN
- the csd3 gene encoding peptidoglycan DD-metalloendopeptidase Csd3, which codes for MVFFHKKIILNFIYSLMVAFLSHGVLLKADEMAKKQTLLVGERLVWDKLTLLGFLEKNHIPQKLYYNLSSQDKELSAEIQSNVTYYTLRDANNTLIQALIPISQDLQIHIYKKGEDYFLDFIPIIFTRKEKTLLLSLQTSPYQDIVKATNDLLLANQLMNAYKKSVPFKRLAKNDKIAIVYTRDYRVGQAFGQPTIKIAMISSRFNQYYLFSHSNGRYYDSKAQEVAGFLLETPVKYTRISSPFSYGRFHPVLKVRRPHYGVDYAAKHGSLIHSASDGRVGFIGVKVGYGNVVEIHLNELRLVYAHMSAFAKGLKKGSFVKKGQIIGRVGSTGLSTGPHLHFGVYKNSRPINPLGYIRTAKSKLHGKQREVFLEKAQHSKQKLEELLKTHSFEKNSFYLLEGF